The nucleotide sequence ACCGGCGACCGGAATGCCGTGCGCGCGTACGCCCGGCACCGTCTTCGGGCGCAGGCCGCTCAGCGAGAACGGCGAGGGCTTCACCCGAACCGGTTCCTTGACCGGAATGCGCTGCGGCGGTGACGCGAGCGCGACCGTGACCTTCGCGACCGAACGGTGCGATGAGGACGCGAACGAGACGTCACCGGCCGTTGGGGCGAGCAGAACCAGCGCGGCGACGGACGCCACGGCGCGACGAAACAGACCCTGCATCGGACAGGCTCCTTCAAGCAACGGGAAATTAGCGGAGCGAAGACGTGTTTGCTACGACTTCATTCCGGCGAACCGCGCTCGCCTAGTCGCGCGAGCTTGAACCGAACCCGCGCCGAGATCTTGCGCTTGTCCCCGTATGGAAAGCTTACTTTCCTTGAGTTCGAAAGTCAAGCCACCCTAACACCATAATGACGACCAGGCTCCGCAATGTTCAGTCGCAGAATGCTTTTGCAGCGGAGCCGCGCAAGGAACGCCCCGTGGAGCGCGAACACCTATCCGCCGTCTGCGAGCTCAATCCGTCATAAGTTCTTCGATCTGGCGCGCCGCTGCCGCGGCGTGCATCGGCGTTTCCCTCAGTGGCGCGCTCGCCGGCTGCTCGCGGCCCCAGCCGCGCGTGCCGAGCACTTCGACGTCCGCGCCGACGCCGGCCGCTGCGACGAACGCGCCGCCGCGTCCCGCGACATTCGCCTCGCGTGCGGCGCGCATCAAAACGGTGCCGGGAATGCCACCGCTGATCGACCCGCGCAACGTCTACAGCGAGGCGAGGCGCGATCACCTTGCGCGCAATGTCGCGCACGATCTCGCGCGCATCTACGTGCCGAACCTCGGTGGGGGCGTGTCGGTGATCGATCCGGCCTCGTTCCGCGTCGTCTCGACGCTGGCGGCCGGGCGGAGCCCGCAGCACGTCGTGCCGGCCTGGAACTTGCGCACGCTGTGGGTGACGAACACGGCCGAAGGCCGGCGGGACGGCACGCTCACCGCGATCGATCCGCGGACCGGAAAACCCGTCGGGTCGTACCGCGTCGACGATCCGTACAACATGTACTTCACTCCCGACGGCCGCTCGGCGGTCGTCGTCGCGGAACGCTACGCGCGGCTCGACTTCCGCGACCCGCACACGATGATGCTGCGGGGCAGGCTTCGCGTGCCGGGCTGCGTCGGCATCAACCACGCCGACTACTCGGCCGACGGACGGTACGCGCTCTTCACCTGCGAGTTCAACGGGCGGCTCGCGAAGGTCGACACCGTCCGGCGTAAAGTCCTCGGCTACTTGAAGCTCTCGCGCGGGATGATGCCGCAGGACGTGCGCGTCGGCCCGGACGGACGCACCTTCTTCGTCGCCGACATGCGCGCCGACGGCGTGTTCGTGGTCGACGGTGACCGCTTCAAAGAGATCGCATTCATCTCGACCGGGATCGGCGCGCACGGCCTGTATCCCAGCCGCGACGCACGGCGGCTGTACGTCGCCGACCGCGGGTCGCACAA is from Candidatus Eremiobacterota bacterium and encodes:
- a CDS encoding YncE family protein; this encodes MPPLIDPRNVYSEARRDHLARNVAHDLARIYVPNLGGGVSVIDPASFRVVSTLAAGRSPQHVVPAWNLRTLWVTNTAEGRRDGTLTAIDPRTGKPVGSYRVDDPYNMYFTPDGRSAVVVAERYARLDFRDPHTMMLRGRLRVPGCVGINHADYSADGRYALFTCEFNGRLAKVDTVRRKVLGYLKLSRGMMPQDVRVGPDGRTFFVADMRADGVFVVDGDRFKEIAFISTGIGAHGLYPSRDARRLYVADRGSHNIHGRRRSPFGNVAVIDFATRRVVARWPIRGGGSPDMGNVSADGHQLWLSGRYDDVVYVFDTDSGAVTEIPVGQEPHGLTVWPQPGRYSLGHTGNMRSA